In Macrobrachium nipponense isolate FS-2020 chromosome 30, ASM1510439v2, whole genome shotgun sequence, a genomic segment contains:
- the LOC135202246 gene encoding putative inorganic phosphate cotransporter isoform X2 → MKMENSGSLEGHWNEGAQFDDEDDVTSSKDRSRVSSIPAEVMIQGDFLSIPQPKGWGCRHTLVVLGFTGLCVTYLNRINLSIAIVAMVAVNSSSPAGNDSEICPFPPDWNATSGDATIKGEFDWDPAIQGILLGCFFYGYAVSNFFGGLAVERYGSRIVLAFSVFVSSLASIVSPICARTSIGLFIGARVLSGLAQGPVFPCIHNLLATWNPPQDRARFGSVLFPGVNIGTILTLSLGGLMNESDFLGGWPSIFYVFGVLGILWCIPWLIFMRDSPQKHPKISREELNYIEAQGSTVRTTVVKTEGQILTVGYFWSHLLTLEGLVIRYFRLVAYSGKNENPMARRPHLRPLLDSDNYRLGRQLRILHFPDRGPHLPEKYTTLRVGRRKRIMIR, encoded by the exons ATGAAAATGGAGAACTCCGGGTCTCTCGAGGGCCACTGGAATGAAG GAGCCCAGTTCGACGACGAGGATGACGTTACCAGCAGCAAGGATAGGAGTCGAGTCTCCTCGATTCCAGCCGAGGTTATGATACAAGGAGACTTTCTGTCGATTCCCC agcctAAAGGCTGGGGCTGCAGACACACTCTGGTGGTCCTGGGCTTCACAGGTCTGTGCGTCACGTACCTAAACCGAATCAACTTGAGCATCGCAATCGTGGCGATGGTCGCCGTCAATTCCTCCTCTCCTGCAGGAAACGACTCCGAGATCTGTCCCTTCCCTCCGGACTGGAACGCCACGTCTGGAGACGCTACG ATCAAAGGCGAATTCGACTGGGATCCGGCGATCCAGGGCATCCTTCTGGGCTGTTTCTTCTACGGCTACGCCGTCTCCAACTTCTTTGGCGGTCTGGCCGTCGAACGCTACGGCTCGCGCATCGTGCTGGCATTCAGCGTCTTCGTATCTTCCCTCGCCAGCATCGTATCTCCCATCTGCGCCAGGACTTCCATCGGGCTCTTTATCGGGGCAAGAGTCCTTTCAGGTCTGGCTCAG GGCCCTGTGTTTCCATGCATACACAACTTGCTAGCGACCTGGAACCCGCCGCAGGACAGAGCTCGCTTTGGGTCAGTGCTCTTCCCAG GAGTCAACATAGGCACGATCCTGACTCTATCTCTCGGAGGCTTGATGAACGAATCGGACTTCCTCGGGGGCTGGCCGTCCATCTTCTACGTCTTCGGCGTCCTCGGGATCCTGTGGTGCATTCCATGGCTCATCTTCATGCGGGACTCGCCCCAGAAGCATCCTAAGATCTCTCGAGAGGAACTCAACTACATCGAGGCGCAGGGGTCTACTGTCAGGACTACCGTGGTAAAAACGGAAGGACAAATCTTGACAGTCGGTTATTTCTGGTCTCACCTCCTGACGCTGGAAGGTCTTGTCATTAGATATTTCAGACTtgtcgcttactctggga agaaTGAAAATCCCATGGCGCGACGTCCTCACCTCCGTCCCTTATTGGACTCTGATAATTATCGCCTGGGGAGACAGCTTCGGATTCTACACTTTCCTGACAGAGGTCCCCACTTACCtgaaaaatatacaacacttcgGGTCGGCAGACGTAAGAGAATTATGATCCGATG A
- the LOC135202244 gene encoding putative inorganic phosphate cotransporter isoform X3: MAGAPHLSLRQTGEFDWDETTQGMILGCFFYGYTVGNLFGGFASQYFGGRAMLGVSILSAALLSLLSPVCARTSTALFVGLRIVSGFFQGPLYPAIFTLMASWIPPKDRASFSSIVFVGNHMGTVISMSLGGVMSGSDFMGGWPSVFYVFGVVALLWTVAWFVLIRDQPEKHPWISSKELRYIKSNSPTVKPSKALKVPWKDIATSMPFLCLVIYAFGDGIGFFTILTEIPTYLSKIQHFDLASNGVLSALPYVCVLIVSPLFGAIADKISEKKWLSIKTTRKLFTGVGLYSSCICLIAMCFVDCNATLAVVLLCLAVSINGAKYSGANVGEQDIAPNFAGVLKGMVDTMGSFTGNVTPLVVEAITTGNQTLSAWRIIFGISAVTYFIGGSAYLLFGTDKVQPWNEPKRK; this comes from the exons ATGGCTGGCGCCCCACACCTCTCTCTTCGCCAGACGGGAGAATTCGACTGGGACGAAACGACCCAAGGGATGATCCTGGGCTGTTTCTTCTACGGGTACACGGTGGGCAACCTGTTTGGAGGTTTCGCCTCCCAGTACTTTGGGGGTAGGGCTATGCTCGGGGTCAGCATCTTATCTGCGGCCCTCCTGAGCCTCTTATCTCCCGTCTGCGCCAGGACCTCCACCGCTCTCTTCGTGGGTCTGAGAATCGTGTCCGGTTTCTTTCAG GGACCCCTCTATCCTGCGATATTCACTCTCATGGCATCGTGGATACCTCCCAAGGACAGAGCCAGCTTCAGCTCTATAGTTTTCGTAG GAAACCACATGGGCACGGTCATTTCAATGTCTTTGGGGGGCGTGATGTCAGGCTCCGATTTCATGGGCGGGTGGCCGTCCGTTTTCTACGTGTTCGGGGTCGTGGCTCTTCTCTGGACAGTAGCCTGGTTCGTCCTCATACGCGACCAGCCTGAGAAGCACCCTTGGATATCATCGAAGGAGCTGAGATATATAAAGTCTAATTCACCCACCGTTAAGCCATCAAAG GCTCTGAAGGTCCCGTGGAAGGATATAGCCACGTCGATGCCCTTCTTGTGCCTGGTTATCTATGCCTTTGGGGATGGGATAGGATTCTTCACCATCCTGACTGAGATACCCACTTATCTCAGTAAGATACAACACTTCGACTTGGCAAGC AACGGTGTTCTTTCTGCTTTACCTTACGTGTGTGTACTCATAGTCAGCCCTTTGTTTGGAGCCATCGCAGATAAGATATCCGAGAAGAAATGGCTCAGTATCAAGACGACAAGAAAATTGTTTACGGGAGTAG GTCTTTACTCGTCTTGTATATGCCTAATAGCCATGTGCTTCGTGGACTGCAACGCAACGTTGGCCGTTGTGCTGCTGTGTCTAGCAGTCAGCATCAACGGCGCCAAGTACAGCGGGGCTAATGTGGGTGAACAAGACATCGCCCCTAACTTCGCCGGAGTGTTGAAAGGAATGGTAGACACCATGGGCTCCTTCACTGGGAATGTCACGCCATTGGTTGTAGAAGCGATTACGACTGGCAAT CAAACACTGAGCGCCTGGCGGATTATTTTCGGAATCTCGGCAGTGACTTACTTCATCGGAGGGTCGGCATATTTGCTGTTTGGAACGGACAAAGTGCAGCCATGGAATGAGCCCAAAAGGAAATAG
- the LOC135202244 gene encoding putative inorganic phosphate cotransporter isoform X4, which translates to MDSSEKHHGRISVISDEKYGAHFNKGLELDVLEDQVVTSGARAAEDLDQVVTDGGWGFRHVFGLMSFSALTVSYMNRNNINIAIVAMVASNTSDVTDETDVCPLRSSSNESSSDTSTGEFDWDETTQGMILGCFFYGYTVGNLFGGFASQYFGGRAMLGVSILSAALLSLLSPVCARTSTALFVGLRIVSGFFQGPLYPAIFTLMASWIPPKDRASFSSIVFVGNHMGTVISMSLGGVMSGSDFMGGWPSVFYVFGVVALLWTVAWFVLIRDQPEKHPWISSKELRYIKSNSPTVKPSKALKVPWKDIATSMPFLCLVIYAFGDGIGFFTILTEIPTYLSKIQHFDLASNGVLSALPYVCVLIVSPLFGAIADKISEKKWLSIKTTRKLFTGVVLELNRFT; encoded by the exons ATGGACTCCTCTGAGAAGCACCACGGGCGGATCTCCGTCATCTCCGATGAGAAATATGGGGCTCATTTCAACAAAG ggttggAACTGGATGTGCTGGAAGACCAGGTAGTTACCTCCGGTGCAAGAGCAGCGGAAGACTTGGATCAGGTCgtta CGGACGGAGGCTGGGGCTTTCGTCACGTCTTCGGGCTGATGTCCTTTTCAGCCCTCACCGTCAGCTACatgaacaggaacaacatcaacATAGCCATAGTCGCCATGGTGGCTTCGAACACCTCTGACGTCACGGATGAGACGGACGTTTGTCCGCTGCGTTCCTCCTCCAATGAAAGTAGTTCCGATACTTCG ACGGGAGAATTCGACTGGGACGAAACGACCCAAGGGATGATCCTGGGCTGTTTCTTCTACGGGTACACGGTGGGCAACCTGTTTGGAGGTTTCGCCTCCCAGTACTTTGGGGGTAGGGCTATGCTCGGGGTCAGCATCTTATCTGCGGCCCTCCTGAGCCTCTTATCTCCCGTCTGCGCCAGGACCTCCACCGCTCTCTTCGTGGGTCTGAGAATCGTGTCCGGTTTCTTTCAG GGACCCCTCTATCCTGCGATATTCACTCTCATGGCATCGTGGATACCTCCCAAGGACAGAGCCAGCTTCAGCTCTATAGTTTTCGTAG GAAACCACATGGGCACGGTCATTTCAATGTCTTTGGGGGGCGTGATGTCAGGCTCCGATTTCATGGGCGGGTGGCCGTCCGTTTTCTACGTGTTCGGGGTCGTGGCTCTTCTCTGGACAGTAGCCTGGTTCGTCCTCATACGCGACCAGCCTGAGAAGCACCCTTGGATATCATCGAAGGAGCTGAGATATATAAAGTCTAATTCACCCACCGTTAAGCCATCAAAG GCTCTGAAGGTCCCGTGGAAGGATATAGCCACGTCGATGCCCTTCTTGTGCCTGGTTATCTATGCCTTTGGGGATGGGATAGGATTCTTCACCATCCTGACTGAGATACCCACTTATCTCAGTAAGATACAACACTTCGACTTGGCAAGC AACGGTGTTCTTTCTGCTTTACCTTACGTGTGTGTACTCATAGTCAGCCCTTTGTTTGGAGCCATCGCAGATAAGATATCCGAGAAGAAATGGCTCAGTATCAAGACGACAAGAAAATTGTTTACGGGAGTAG tattagaaCTGAACAGATTTACATAA
- the LOC135202244 gene encoding putative inorganic phosphate cotransporter isoform X1, with translation MDSSEKHHGRISVISDEKYGAHFNKGLELDVLEDQVVTSGARAAEDLDQVVTDGGWGFRHVFGLMSFSALTVSYMNRNNINIAIVAMVASNTSDVTDETDVCPLRSSSNESSSDTSTGEFDWDETTQGMILGCFFYGYTVGNLFGGFASQYFGGRAMLGVSILSAALLSLLSPVCARTSTALFVGLRIVSGFFQGPLYPAIFTLMASWIPPKDRASFSSIVFVGNHMGTVISMSLGGVMSGSDFMGGWPSVFYVFGVVALLWTVAWFVLIRDQPEKHPWISSKELRYIKSNSPTVKPSKALKVPWKDIATSMPFLCLVIYAFGDGIGFFTILTEIPTYLSKIQHFDLASNGVLSALPYVCVLIVSPLFGAIADKISEKKWLSIKTTRKLFTGVGLYSSCICLIAMCFVDCNATLAVVLLCLAVSINGAKYSGANVGEQDIAPNFAGVLKGMVDTMGSFTGNVTPLVVEAITTGNQTLSAWRIIFGISAVTYFIGGSAYLLFGTDKVQPWNEPKRK, from the exons ATGGACTCCTCTGAGAAGCACCACGGGCGGATCTCCGTCATCTCCGATGAGAAATATGGGGCTCATTTCAACAAAG ggttggAACTGGATGTGCTGGAAGACCAGGTAGTTACCTCCGGTGCAAGAGCAGCGGAAGACTTGGATCAGGTCgtta CGGACGGAGGCTGGGGCTTTCGTCACGTCTTCGGGCTGATGTCCTTTTCAGCCCTCACCGTCAGCTACatgaacaggaacaacatcaacATAGCCATAGTCGCCATGGTGGCTTCGAACACCTCTGACGTCACGGATGAGACGGACGTTTGTCCGCTGCGTTCCTCCTCCAATGAAAGTAGTTCCGATACTTCG ACGGGAGAATTCGACTGGGACGAAACGACCCAAGGGATGATCCTGGGCTGTTTCTTCTACGGGTACACGGTGGGCAACCTGTTTGGAGGTTTCGCCTCCCAGTACTTTGGGGGTAGGGCTATGCTCGGGGTCAGCATCTTATCTGCGGCCCTCCTGAGCCTCTTATCTCCCGTCTGCGCCAGGACCTCCACCGCTCTCTTCGTGGGTCTGAGAATCGTGTCCGGTTTCTTTCAG GGACCCCTCTATCCTGCGATATTCACTCTCATGGCATCGTGGATACCTCCCAAGGACAGAGCCAGCTTCAGCTCTATAGTTTTCGTAG GAAACCACATGGGCACGGTCATTTCAATGTCTTTGGGGGGCGTGATGTCAGGCTCCGATTTCATGGGCGGGTGGCCGTCCGTTTTCTACGTGTTCGGGGTCGTGGCTCTTCTCTGGACAGTAGCCTGGTTCGTCCTCATACGCGACCAGCCTGAGAAGCACCCTTGGATATCATCGAAGGAGCTGAGATATATAAAGTCTAATTCACCCACCGTTAAGCCATCAAAG GCTCTGAAGGTCCCGTGGAAGGATATAGCCACGTCGATGCCCTTCTTGTGCCTGGTTATCTATGCCTTTGGGGATGGGATAGGATTCTTCACCATCCTGACTGAGATACCCACTTATCTCAGTAAGATACAACACTTCGACTTGGCAAGC AACGGTGTTCTTTCTGCTTTACCTTACGTGTGTGTACTCATAGTCAGCCCTTTGTTTGGAGCCATCGCAGATAAGATATCCGAGAAGAAATGGCTCAGTATCAAGACGACAAGAAAATTGTTTACGGGAGTAG GTCTTTACTCGTCTTGTATATGCCTAATAGCCATGTGCTTCGTGGACTGCAACGCAACGTTGGCCGTTGTGCTGCTGTGTCTAGCAGTCAGCATCAACGGCGCCAAGTACAGCGGGGCTAATGTGGGTGAACAAGACATCGCCCCTAACTTCGCCGGAGTGTTGAAAGGAATGGTAGACACCATGGGCTCCTTCACTGGGAATGTCACGCCATTGGTTGTAGAAGCGATTACGACTGGCAAT CAAACACTGAGCGCCTGGCGGATTATTTTCGGAATCTCGGCAGTGACTTACTTCATCGGAGGGTCGGCATATTTGCTGTTTGGAACGGACAAAGTGCAGCCATGGAATGAGCCCAAAAGGAAATAG
- the LOC135202246 gene encoding putative inorganic phosphate cotransporter isoform X1 codes for MKMENSGSLEGHWNEGAQFDDEDDVTSSKDRSRVSSIPAEVMIQGDFLSIPQPKGWGCRHTLVVLGFTGLCVTYLNRINLSIAIVAMVAVNSSSPAGNDSEICPFPPDWNATSGDATIKGEFDWDPAIQGILLGCFFYGYAVSNFFGGLAVERYGSRIVLAFSVFVSSLASIVSPICARTSIGLFIGARVLSGLAQGPVFPCIHNLLATWNPPQDRARFGSVLFPGVNIGTILTLSLGGLMNESDFLGGWPSIFYVFGVLGILWCIPWLIFMRDSPQKHPKISREELNYIEAQGSTVRTTVRMKIPWRDVLTSVPYWTLIIIAWGDSFGFYTFLTEVPTYLKNIQHFGSADTGLTSALPHLAAALVSFGWGATADLLIARTSMSVTAVRKLSTGLGMYVASLSLVAMCFVDCNSTLAVVVLCVSVGVNACGSVGGAIAEQDIAPNLTAALKGISNTVGAVSGIVAPLITGLVTSDNQTIDAWRTVFLTAAVTYFVSCTAYLLFGTNKVQPWNLPKDERVKGKNKP; via the exons ATGAAAATGGAGAACTCCGGGTCTCTCGAGGGCCACTGGAATGAAG GAGCCCAGTTCGACGACGAGGATGACGTTACCAGCAGCAAGGATAGGAGTCGAGTCTCCTCGATTCCAGCCGAGGTTATGATACAAGGAGACTTTCTGTCGATTCCCC agcctAAAGGCTGGGGCTGCAGACACACTCTGGTGGTCCTGGGCTTCACAGGTCTGTGCGTCACGTACCTAAACCGAATCAACTTGAGCATCGCAATCGTGGCGATGGTCGCCGTCAATTCCTCCTCTCCTGCAGGAAACGACTCCGAGATCTGTCCCTTCCCTCCGGACTGGAACGCCACGTCTGGAGACGCTACG ATCAAAGGCGAATTCGACTGGGATCCGGCGATCCAGGGCATCCTTCTGGGCTGTTTCTTCTACGGCTACGCCGTCTCCAACTTCTTTGGCGGTCTGGCCGTCGAACGCTACGGCTCGCGCATCGTGCTGGCATTCAGCGTCTTCGTATCTTCCCTCGCCAGCATCGTATCTCCCATCTGCGCCAGGACTTCCATCGGGCTCTTTATCGGGGCAAGAGTCCTTTCAGGTCTGGCTCAG GGCCCTGTGTTTCCATGCATACACAACTTGCTAGCGACCTGGAACCCGCCGCAGGACAGAGCTCGCTTTGGGTCAGTGCTCTTCCCAG GAGTCAACATAGGCACGATCCTGACTCTATCTCTCGGAGGCTTGATGAACGAATCGGACTTCCTCGGGGGCTGGCCGTCCATCTTCTACGTCTTCGGCGTCCTCGGGATCCTGTGGTGCATTCCATGGCTCATCTTCATGCGGGACTCGCCCCAGAAGCATCCTAAGATCTCTCGAGAGGAACTCAACTACATCGAGGCGCAGGGGTCTACTGTCAGGACTACCGTG agaaTGAAAATCCCATGGCGCGACGTCCTCACCTCCGTCCCTTATTGGACTCTGATAATTATCGCCTGGGGAGACAGCTTCGGATTCTACACTTTCCTGACAGAGGTCCCCACTTACCtgaaaaatatacaacacttcgGGTCGGCAGAC ACGGGACTCACCTCCGCTCTACCGCACCTGGCTGCGGCTCTCGTGTCGTTCGGCTGGGGTGCGACGGCGGACCTGCTAATTGCTAGGACGAGTATGTCTGTCACGGCTGTGAGGAAACTGTCTACTGGACTTG GGATGTACGTGGCGTCCCTCAGTCTGGTAGCGATGTGTTTCGTCGACTGCAATTCGACGCTGGCCGTAGTCGTCTTGTGTGTGTCGGTGGGCGTCAACGCCTGCGGCAGCGTCGGGGGCGCTATAGCCGAGCAGGACATCGCGCCTAACTTGACGGCGGCGCTGAAGGGCATCTCGAACACCGTAGGGGCCGTGTCGGGGATAGTGGCGCCTCTCATCACGGGACTCGTCACTTCGGATAAC CAAACGATAGATGCGTGGCGTACAGTGTTCCTGACAGCCGCGGTGACTTACTTCGTCAGCTGCACGGCTTACTTGCTCTTCGGAACCAACAAAGTCCAACCCTGGAACTTACCAAAAGATGAGAGAGTAAAAG gaaaaAACAAACCCTAA